Proteins encoded within one genomic window of Bacillus sp. F19:
- a CDS encoding IS3 family transposase, with protein MKEHHTQGHVSYFCQLAGVSRSGFYAWLKSDNKRQAREDSDDQESHLIREIFRIHKGRTGALSIKMILENDFGVIMNHKKIRRLMKSTISTQEFEELILIGR; from the coding sequence TTGAAGGAGCATCACACACAGGGGCATGTATCTTATTTCTGTCAGCTTGCCGGAGTAAGCAGAAGCGGTTTCTACGCTTGGTTAAAGTCAGATAATAAACGACAAGCGAGAGAAGATTCTGATGATCAGGAAAGTCATCTAATCAGAGAAATATTCCGTATCCATAAAGGGCGTACTGGCGCATTGTCCATTAAAATGATTTTGGAAAATGATTTTGGTGTTATCATGAATCACAAAAAAATTAGAAGGCTTATGAAAAGTACGATCTCAACACAAGAATTCGAAGAGCTAATCCTTATCGGAAGATGA
- a CDS encoding IS3 family transposase, producing the protein MRRANPYRKMTKATQEHRTCKNIVNRKFDQGEPGKVLLTDITYLYYGKGQKSYLSCVKDGATKEILAYHLSTSLEMDIVYQTLRKLAKSTELFHPEAILHSDQGVHYTHPLFQNKVKDLGLMQSMSRKGKCWDNAPMESFFGHFKDHVHHRACENLQQLTKEVDQFIEVYNHHRYQWGLKKMTPAQYRGHLLAA; encoded by the coding sequence ATTCGAAGAGCTAATCCTTATCGGAAGATGACGAAGGCAACACAAGAACATCGAACGTGTAAAAATATCGTAAACCGCAAGTTTGATCAAGGAGAGCCAGGAAAAGTACTGTTAACCGACATTACCTATCTCTATTACGGAAAGGGTCAGAAATCTTATTTGTCATGTGTAAAAGACGGAGCTACCAAAGAAATCTTAGCGTACCACTTATCAACTTCTTTAGAAATGGATATCGTTTATCAGACGTTAAGAAAGCTCGCAAAATCTACAGAACTGTTTCATCCTGAAGCCATTCTACATTCAGACCAAGGCGTTCACTACACTCATCCTCTGTTCCAAAATAAAGTGAAAGATCTAGGTCTCATGCAATCTATGTCCCGAAAGGGAAAATGTTGGGATAACGCTCCAATGGAATCTTTCTTTGGCCATTTTAAAGATCATGTTCATCATAGAGCATGTGAAAATCTTCAGCAGTTAACAAAAGAGGTTGATCAATTTATCGAAGTCTATAACCATCATCGCTATCAATGGGGACTAAAGAAAATGACCCCGGCTCAATACCGAGGACACTTACTAGCTGCTTAG
- a CDS encoding trypsin-like peptidase domain-containing protein, with protein MGYYDDTERKDTSLDQESHEIMVRQPQKKPSRWRAVMSSVISGVVGGALVLGVQPFLDDEASKKEPSYSINSNTAEEKNDSSTVNTQPISQTSDIADMVENLSPAIVGISNKQQQQGFGGRTQDAEAGTGSGVIFKKDGETAYIITNNHVIEGASSIEISYSDGEKSQAELVGADPLTDTAVLKIDSKYAKTIAEFGDSGQLRAGERVVAIGNPLGLDFSRTVTEGIISGTDRTIPIATSEGSWELNVIQTDAAINPGNSGGPLLNMSGQVIGINSLKISQDGVEGLGFAIPSNDLQPIVDELLEKGKVDRPYLGVGLLDLSEVPEQYRTNTLQLPNKITEGVFVQGVSPSSPAAEAGMQEGDVIVAMNGTKIKNSNELRKFLYSQTSIGDKIDIEFYRQGEKVTEKVTLSQKEVVNS; from the coding sequence ATGGGATATTACGACGATACAGAACGGAAAGATACATCGCTGGATCAGGAATCACACGAGATCATGGTCAGACAGCCTCAAAAAAAGCCGTCCAGATGGAGAGCGGTTATGTCATCAGTTATCAGCGGGGTAGTCGGCGGAGCGCTGGTGCTTGGGGTGCAGCCTTTCCTGGATGATGAGGCAAGCAAAAAGGAACCTTCTTATTCCATTAATTCTAACACGGCAGAAGAAAAAAATGACTCAAGTACTGTGAACACACAGCCTATCAGTCAAACGAGCGACATTGCGGATATGGTCGAAAATCTGTCGCCTGCGATTGTCGGGATATCAAACAAACAGCAGCAGCAGGGGTTTGGCGGCAGAACACAGGATGCTGAAGCAGGCACGGGTTCCGGTGTTATTTTCAAAAAAGATGGAGAAACGGCCTATATTATTACAAACAACCATGTAATTGAGGGAGCAAGCAGCATCGAAATCTCCTATTCAGATGGAGAAAAATCACAGGCTGAGCTTGTTGGAGCAGATCCGCTGACAGATACAGCCGTCCTTAAAATTGACAGCAAGTATGCAAAAACAATCGCTGAATTTGGCGATTCAGGACAGCTCCGTGCAGGGGAAAGAGTCGTTGCGATCGGAAATCCGCTGGGACTGGATTTCTCCCGCACCGTTACTGAAGGGATTATAAGCGGAACGGACCGTACCATTCCCATCGCAACTTCTGAAGGCAGCTGGGAATTGAATGTTATTCAGACGGATGCGGCAATTAACCCTGGGAATAGTGGTGGACCATTGCTGAACATGAGCGGTCAGGTCATTGGCATCAACAGCTTGAAAATCTCACAGGATGGTGTTGAGGGATTAGGATTTGCTATCCCTAGCAACGACCTTCAGCCAATCGTTGATGAACTGCTTGAAAAAGGAAAAGTGGATCGTCCATATTTAGGAGTAGGTCTGCTTGACTTAAGCGAAGTGCCTGAACAATACCGTACAAATACACTTCAGCTGCCGAATAAAATTACAGAAGGAGTCTTCGTTCAGGGAGTAAGCCCGTCTTCACCAGCTGCAGAAGCAGGAATGCAGGAAGGCGATGTCATTGTTGCAATGAATGGAACGAAGATCAAAAATTCAAATGAGCTTCGCAAATTCCTCTATTCACAAACAAGTATCGGCGATAAAATTGATATTGAATTTTACCGCCAGGGAGAGAAGGTAACAGAAAAAGTAACCTTGTCTCAGAAAGAGGTTGTGAATAGTTAA
- a CDS encoding response regulator transcription factor, translating into MSYSIFLVEDEQNLNDLLTKYLEKEGFKVTSFTNGEKARQAIHETPHLWVLDIMVPDVDGYQLIKEIKAASSDTPVIFISARDTDIDRVLGLELGSDDYIPKPFLPRELVIRVQKLLTRVYESSSVKTSVQLPPYTIDESVRSVSLNNENLNLTSKEFDLLLLLLHNKGQAFSREQMIEHIWGSDYFGTDRVVDDLVRRLRKKMPDLKIETIYGYGYRMLTG; encoded by the coding sequence TTGTCCTACTCTATTTTTCTTGTGGAAGACGAACAAAATTTAAATGATTTGCTGACAAAATATCTGGAAAAGGAAGGCTTTAAGGTCACCTCATTTACAAATGGGGAAAAAGCGCGCCAGGCCATTCATGAAACTCCTCACCTTTGGGTTCTCGATATCATGGTACCGGATGTTGACGGCTATCAATTAATAAAAGAAATTAAAGCGGCATCGTCAGATACTCCCGTTATTTTCATTTCTGCAAGGGATACAGATATTGACCGGGTGCTCGGGCTTGAGCTTGGAAGCGATGACTATATTCCAAAGCCGTTCCTTCCCCGTGAACTTGTGATTCGCGTTCAGAAGCTGCTGACCCGTGTTTATGAGAGCAGCTCAGTTAAAACAAGCGTGCAGCTGCCGCCTTATACCATTGATGAAAGTGTGCGCTCTGTCTCGCTGAATAATGAAAATCTGAATCTGACTTCTAAGGAATTTGATTTATTGCTGCTGCTTCTGCATAACAAAGGTCAGGCTTTTTCGCGGGAACAAATGATTGAGCACATTTGGGGCAGCGATTATTTTGGCACAGACCGGGTGGTTGATGATCTCGTCCGCCGGCTCCGAAAAAAAATGCCTGACTTAAAAATAGAAACCATCTACGGATATGGTTACAGGATGCTGACGGGATAA
- a CDS encoding HAMP domain-containing histidine kinase, whose amino-acid sequence MKNKSLTFQIWIVISGILLVISLLLMIIFPTTLRNFFTNEIYTTIENEQHILTEYRIQGNVQMDPLTRNGEKLSPDRSVQHIILPESAPFFYNEKKLPLRFLQEMQILASAQKDITEEYSRVINNERLFFVIKKVTVDGQPAFLLSYAWDSYRNDLVLTLFKQLVFVMIIVFLFSWIPSIWLAKYLSRPIVSLEKDVKRISNEDWHEPVVLDRSDEIGKLGETIELMRKRLVQKDEAQRTLLQNISHDLKTPVMVIRGYAKSVNDGIYPKGDLTSTMDVIEEEAERLEKKIKDLLYITKLDYLSSRNSGKSEIELNMTVREVIDRIKWSRQELDYEINLDRAAIHGDEELWIKLLENLFENQLRYADSMIGVHLKKAGNDFLLKIWNDGPPIEEDILPHLFEPFHKGSNGEFGLGLNIVKRIAELHHGTVWAVNEDGMSTFYVKVPKR is encoded by the coding sequence ATGAAAAATAAATCATTGACGTTTCAAATTTGGATTGTGATCTCTGGTATACTTCTCGTCATTTCCTTGTTGCTGATGATTATATTCCCCACTACACTCAGGAATTTTTTCACGAACGAGATCTATACAACGATTGAAAATGAACAGCATATCCTGACGGAATACCGCATTCAGGGAAATGTCCAAATGGATCCTCTCACCAGAAATGGAGAGAAGCTCTCCCCTGACCGTTCGGTTCAGCACATCATTCTCCCTGAGAGCGCGCCTTTTTTTTACAACGAAAAAAAGCTGCCGCTTAGATTTCTTCAAGAAATGCAAATACTTGCTTCTGCTCAAAAGGACATTACGGAAGAATACTCGAGGGTAATTAATAATGAACGGCTCTTTTTTGTCATCAAGAAGGTGACAGTTGACGGCCAGCCGGCTTTTCTTCTTTCATATGCATGGGACTCTTACCGGAATGATCTTGTTTTGACTTTGTTCAAGCAGCTTGTCTTTGTCATGATCATTGTGTTCCTTTTCAGCTGGATTCCATCCATTTGGCTTGCGAAGTATCTGTCGCGTCCAATTGTTTCATTAGAAAAGGATGTTAAAAGAATTTCGAATGAAGATTGGCATGAACCGGTTGTACTTGATCGAAGTGATGAAATCGGAAAACTTGGAGAAACGATTGAATTAATGCGGAAACGGCTTGTTCAAAAGGATGAAGCACAGCGCACCCTTCTGCAGAACATCTCTCATGACTTGAAAACACCTGTCATGGTAATCAGGGGATATGCGAAATCTGTAAATGACGGCATTTATCCTAAAGGCGATCTGACCAGCACGATGGATGTTATAGAGGAAGAAGCAGAGCGTCTTGAGAAAAAAATTAAAGACTTGCTGTATATAACAAAGCTAGATTACTTATCTTCACGCAACTCAGGCAAATCGGAGATTGAACTGAATATGACGGTTCGCGAGGTCATTGACCGCATCAAATGGTCACGCCAGGAGCTTGATTATGAAATAAACCTGGACCGGGCGGCTATTCATGGCGACGAAGAGCTGTGGATCAAGCTGCTTGAAAACTTATTTGAAAACCAGCTCAGATATGCGGATTCAATGATCGGTGTTCATTTAAAAAAAGCGGGGAATGACTTCCTTCTTAAAATATGGAACGATGGTCCTCCGATTGAAGAAGACATTCTCCCTCATCTGTTTGAGCCATTTCATAAAGGCAGCAACGGCGAATTCGGGCTTGGGCTCAACATCGTAAAAAGAATTGCTGAGCTTCATCACGGTACAGTTTGGGCTGTAAATGAGGATGGAATGAGTACGTTTTATGTGAAAGTACCAAAGAGATAG